One stretch of Salarias fasciatus chromosome 19, fSalaFa1.1, whole genome shotgun sequence DNA includes these proteins:
- the gng2 gene encoding guanine nucleotide-binding protein G(I)/G(S)/G(O) subunit gamma-2, producing the protein MASNNTASIAQARKLVEQLKMEANIDRIKVSKAAADLMSYCEAHAKEDPLLSPVPASENPFREKKFFCAIL; encoded by the exons ATGGCGAGCAATAACACGGCCAGCATCGCACAAGCCCGGaagctggtggagcagctgaagatgGAGGCCAACATCGACAGGATAAAG GTGTCCAAAGCAGCAGCGGACTTGATGTCGTACTGCGAAGCCCATGCCAAAGAGGACCCCCTGTTATCGCCAGTGCCCGCCTCGGAGAACCCGTTCAGGGAGAAGAAGTTCTTCTGTGCCATCCTGTAA
- the dusp23b gene encoding dual specificity protein phosphatase 23, translating to MSSSKPHNFSWVEQGKLAGLALPRMTCEYQYLLDNGIKHLVCLCERKPPYHDSCPDLQLHHIKIVDFRPPSPSQIDQFLSIVEEANSKGEGVAVHCMHGHGRTGTMLACYLVKTKKISGIEAINEIRRLRQGSIETHDQEKAVVQFYQRTK from the exons ATGTCCTCCTCAAAGCCGCACAACTTCTCCTGGGTAGAGCAAGGGAAACTTGCAGGACTGGCGTTACCCAGGATGACATGTGAATACCAGTATCTGCTGGACAACGGCATCAAACACTTGGTGTGCCTGTGTGAGAGGAAGCCACCTTACCATGACTCCTGCCCTGACTTACAGCTTCACCACATCAAGATAGTTGACTTCAGGCCTCCCTCGCCCAGTCAGATTGATCAGTTCCTGTCCATAGTGGAGGAGGCCAACTCCAAAGGGGAG GGCGTGGCAGTTCACTGCATGCACGGTCACGGCAGAACGGGGACGATGCTAGCCTGCTACCTGGTGAAGACGAAGAAGATTTCAGGGATTGAGGCCATCAACGAGATCCGCAGACTGAGACAAGGTTCGATCGAAACTCACGACCAGGAGAAGGCAGTGGTGCAGTTTTATCAGCGCACCAAGTAA
- the LOC115407124 gene encoding afadin-like, with the protein MPENEEREKLAKVIRQWNNTRLDLFEISQPDENLEFHGVMRFYLDDHAEGNVATKCLRVCSSSPTREVVEILSEKFRPDMKMLTTSYSLYEIHTSKERKLDLDERPLLVQLNWNSDNREGRFVLRKDKDSVEVSEHLENCHEKEKGGVIKNFKRTLSKKGKKKEKNRGAADTLSEDESGPTENPVNNGSVRLSDNEARKLCSEKKRPEKAAAADRPGLPVGVKFSDNSEEPFLSAVINYTNSSTVHFKLSPAYILYAAGRFALQRHHGRGSPPAGRLHRVTSISSKMVAMTGKVIQRQQSIAGALAFWLANSSELLNFLKHDEDLSPLTQQSQLELSRLVHRAYSFLLQCLQNELRKHLPTFLIDPEQHGPLPPGIEMVLNTLMNAMSLLRRCRVNPALTIQLFSQLFHFISAWLFNRLMNPEDGAPGLRSHYWGAALRQRLSAIEAWAERQGLELAADCHLGHVVQATTLLTMNKYSMQDTKDIQSTCFKLNSLQLQMLLSGYLYATDEPHIPPDLIDAVVTAAEASADNLIRSEGRDIQLEESLDLHLPFLLPEGGYSCDTVRGIPQGFTEFLEPICQKGLCSLTSQHNPKGDWTVFFSESAPPQQNTYLAAHRQPEIVTITLNKPLNSGMGVSIVAAKGAGQGNLGIYIKSIVKGGPAEMNGELTAGDQLLSVDGQSLIGVSQERAAAIMMQTGPVVTLRVEKLGASYRGLGALLREPAPQRTAGERGQAKPNAEASVLRGDTDPAPSEQLLGSSKRKKEQMMQRNRQLYRSSPNVNNFGLEEKDEPADPVVRGNVASVSSINLCTERQALSQENLCVEGGRPLLDTRQNMWPQRDSGATQTASHYSSFPIRSSVSSHDILSDKSPSTKQPHGGRTSCAGVWRTPFLQNSTPTPSVQPIRIDIPVTRAVNTQANPPLITFQQGSSLLAAKIGQNHHLNGHKQSPQSQADHIYACPTSAVRRPPQSTQQQKSNTQRDAAVKPQVSITPTKHVSFQEPPAQQRNSRPNDPPALGDPWRREAQEKLEEQQRLHMVELLEQEVQDLQAKARRTAEENDRLRRLSLEWQFQKRLREIQQRGDEEEEEDDDLDMMVTLQQLEKRAQVRRNTGRDQ; encoded by the exons atgcctgaGAACGAAGAACGAGAGAAACTAGCCAAAGTCATCCGGCAGTGGAACAACACCAGGCTGGATCTGTTTGAAATCAGCCAACCTGATGAG AACCTGGAGTTTCACGGCGTGATGCGCTTCTACCTTGACGACCACGCTGAGGGCAACGTGGCCACGAAGTGCCTCCGAGTTTGCAGCAGCTCCCCGACTCGCGAGGTCGTTGAAATTCTGTCCGAGAAATTCAGGCCTGACATGAAAATGCTGACGACCAGCTATTCCCTGTATGAGATCCACACCAGTAAAG AGCGTAAACTGGATTTGGATGAGAGACCTTTACTTGTCCAATTAAACTGGAACTCAGACAACAGAGAGGGTAGATTTGTCCTCAGGAAAGACAAGGACAGTGTGGAGGTGAGTGAACATTTA GAAAACTGTCacgagaaagaaaaaggaggagtgATCAAAAACTTTAAGAGGACGCTGTcgaagaaaggaaagaagaaagagaagaacagaggaGCGGCCGACACGCTGTCCGAGGATGAGAGCGG GCCAACTGAAAATCCAGTGAACAACGGCAGTGTCCGTTTGTCCGACAACGAGGCGCGAAAACTGTGCTCGGAGAAAAAACGGCCggagaaagcagctgcagctg ACCGGCCTGGATTACCAGTCGGAGTCAAATTCTCTGATAACT CCGAGGAGCCCTTCCTGTCCGCAGTCATAAATTACACCAACAGCTCCACGGTTCATTTCAAGCTCTCACCTGCGTACATCCTCTACGCCGCGGGCCGCTTCGCTCTGCAGCGCCATCACGGCCGAGGCTCCCCGCCCGCGGGACGCCTGCACCGCGtgacctccatcagcagcaAGATGGTGGCCATGACAGGGAAGGTCATCCAG AGGCAGCAGAGCATCGCCGGGGCGCTGGCCTTCTGGTTGGCcaactcctctgagctgctgaactTCCTCAAGCATGACGAAGACCTGAGTCCGCTGACGCAGCAGAGCCAGCTGGAGCTGTCCCGCCTGGTGCACAGAGCCTACAG tttcctgctgcagtgtttgcAAAATGAATTAAGGAAGCATTTGCCAACGTTTCTGATTGATCCTGAGCAACACGGCCCGCTGccacctggtatcg AGATGGTGCTGAACACCCTGATGAACGCCATGTCCCTGCTGCGGCGCTGTCGGGTCAACCCGGCCCTCACCATCCAGCTCTTCTCCCAGCTCTTCCATTTCATCAGCGCCTGGCTCTTCAACCGGCTCATGAACCCGGAGGACGGCGCTCCGGGGCTGCGCTCCCACTACTGGGGGGCCGCCCTCCGTCAGAGGCTCTCCGCCATCGAGGCCTGGGCGGAGAGGCAGGGCCTGGAGCTGGCCGCCGACTGCCACCTGGGACACGTCGTCCAG GCAACCACGCTCCTGACCATGAATAAGTACTCGATGCAGGACACGAAGGACATCCAGAGTACCTGTTTCAAGTTGAactcactgcagctgcagatgcTGCTCTCCGGCTACCTCTACGCAACCGACGAGCCGCACATCCCCCCC GATTTGATCGATGCCGTGGTGACGGCTGCCGAGGCCTCGGCGGATAACCTGATTCGGAGCGAAGGACGGGAcatccagctggaggagagccTCGACCTCCATCTGCCCTTCCTGCTGCCGGAGGGAGGATACTCCTGTGACACAGTGAGAGGAATCCCTCAAGGCTTTACAGAGTTTTTGGAGCCAATATGTCAGAAAG GTCTCTGCTCTTTGACCTCCCAGCATAACCCTAAAGGTGACTGGACCGTGTTCTTCAGCGAGTCTGCTCCTCCTCAACAGAACACATACTTG GCGGCACACAGACAGCCGGAGATTGTTACCATCACCCTGAACAAACCCCTCAACAGTGGGATGGGGGTCAGCATTGTTGCTGCCAAG GGAGCAGGCCAGGGTAACCTTGGCATCTATATTAAATCTATTGTTAAGGGAGGGCCAGCTGAAATG AATGGCGAGTTAacagctggagatcagctgcTCAGTGTCGACGGTCAGAGTCTGATTGGAGTCAGCCAAGAAAG GGCAGCGGCGATCATGATGCAAACCGGCCCTGTTGTGACCTTACGGGTTGAAAAACTCGGCGCCAGCTACCGTGGCCTCGGGGCTCTGCTGAGGGAGCCAGCTCCACAAAGGACCGCAG GCGAAAGAGGCCAGGCTAAGCCGAACGCCGAAGCGTCGGTGCTGCGCGGCGACACGGATCCCGCTCCCTCGGAGCAGCTGCTCGGAAGCAGCAAAAGGAAGAAGGAGCAAATGATGCAGAGGAACAGACAACTTTATCGCTCCAGCCCCAACGTGAACA ACTTTGGCCTGGAGGAGAAGGATGAACCTGCTGACCCAGTTGTGAGAGGAAACGTTGCTTCTGTTTCCAGTATCAATCTCTGCACCGAG CGCCAAGCCCTCTCACAGGagaacctgtgtgtggagggaggacgccccctgctggacaccaGGCAGAACATGTGGCCACAAAGGGACTCGGGTGCAACGCAAACTGCCAGCCACTATTCATCCTTCCCCATCCGCTCGAGTGTTTCTTCTCATGATATCCTGTCTGATAAGAGTCCTTCCACCAAACAGCCCCACGGAGGCCGTACGAGCTGCGCCGGCGTCTGGAGAACCCCGTTTTTACAAAATTCCACGCCCACGCCTTCGGTTCAGCCAATACGCATCGACATCCCTGTAACCAGGGCGGTGAACACGCAGGCGAATCCTCCGCTCATCACCTTTCAGCAAGGTTCTTCTCTGCTGGCGGCCAAGATCGGCCAAAACCACCATCTGAACGGACACAAGCAGAGTCCTCAAAGCCAAGCCGATCACATTTACGCATGTCCCACATCCGCGGTGAGGAGGCCGCCTCAgtcaacacagcagcaaaaaTCCAACACACAAAGGGACGCAGCGGTCAAACCGCAGGTGAGCATCACGCCAACGAAACACGTTTCCTTCCAAGAGCCTCCAGCTCAACAGAGGAACAGCAGGCCAAACGACCCCCCGGCGCTGGGGGACCCGTGGAGGAGGGAGgcccaggagaagctggaggagcagcagaggctccacatggtggagctgctggagcaggaggtaCAAGACCTCCAGGCCAAAGCCAGGCGCACGGCCGAGGAGAACGACCGACTCAGGAGGCTCAGCCTGGAGTGGCAGTTTCAGAAGAGACTGCGGGAAATTCAGCAGaggggagacgaggaggaggaggaagacgacgaTTTGGACAtgatggtgacgctgcagcagctggagaagcgAGCTCAAGTGAGGAGAAACACGGGGCGAGATCAGTGA
- the slc22a3 gene encoding solute carrier family 22 member 3 yields MSNVDRLMESVGEFGPFQKKIGTVGSLPLALFAFVLVSVVFLGHTPDHWCRTPESERLRERCGWTEAEVREATVPRATGSASFSRCERLQLDRVECDQPISNTTRSVACDGGWVFDGSRTTTVTEFSLVCERSWLADLNQVSLAVGFFISAFITGYLSDRFGRKSCFIATMLGVGLLGIGAMLSPSYPVLLLFRFLQGFCGKGAMSTAFILVLEFFGSRNRKFVSMMNRTFYSAGMVILPMLAYAVSSWRTLQLVMSLPCILFVSYYWLIPESPRWLFSRNRTAEAMKVTAEIAKCNGTSLPQNLPEITLLGENKEAPPVSTMDLFTAPTIRKNTLILIYAWFTSTVVFQGLVLRLGIVGGNLFLDFLISAVVELPTGLIFYLLVDRVGRRSLMAIANLTGGVACLAVPFVPAEYSFLKKLTAIIGRLAIVIGIETLNFANAEMYPTPLRNVGVSVCSSASDFGAIVAPFLLYRLATIWKELPLLLYGVMSVLYSGLVMMLPEMRGVALPATMEDVENLERRTEESVFSTEPLRSGS; encoded by the exons ATGTCGAACGTCGACCGGCTCATGGAGAGCGTCGGAGAATTCGGGCCCTTCCAGAAGAAGATCGGCACCGTCGGCTCTCTTCCACTGGCCCTCTTTGCCTTCGTGCTGGTGTCCGTTGTTTTCTTGGGCCACACTCCGGATCACTGGTGCCGGACTCCGGAGTCCGAGCGGCTCCGGGAGCGCTGCGGCTGGACGGAGGCCGAGGTGCGGGAGGCCACCGTGCCTCGAGCCACAGGGTCGGCCTCCTTCAGCCGCTGCGAGAGGCTCCAGCTGGACCGGGTGGAGTGTGACCAGCCGATTTCCAACACGACCCGGTCGGTGGCGTGCGACGGCGGGTGGGTGTTCGACGGCAGCCGCACGACAACTGTCACCGAG TTTTCCTTGGTTTGTGAGCGATCCTGGCTCGCTGATCTGAATCAGGTTTCCCTGGCTGTTGGATTCTTTATCAGCGCCTTCATCACCGGCTATCTTTCTGACAG GTTTGGGAGGAAGTCATGTTTCATTGCGACGATGCTCGGCGTGGGTCTCTTGGGGATCGGAGCCATGCTGTCGCCATCGTACCCGGTGCTGCTCCTTTTCCGGTTTTTACAAGGATTTTGTGGAAAGGGAGCGATGTCAACCGCATTTATCCTCG TTCTGGAGTTCTTTGGATCCAGAAACAGGAAATTTGTGTCCATGATGAATCGGACTTTCTACTCCGCGGGGATGGTCATCCTGCCCATGCTGGCCTACGCCGTGTCCTCCTGGAGGACTCTGCAGCTGGTCATGAGTCTTCCCTGCATCCTGTTTGTCTCATACTACTG GCTCATTCCTGAATCACCGCGCTGGCTGTTTTCCCGGAACAGAACGGCGGAGGCCATGAAAGTCACCGCGGAAATTGCAAAATGCAACGGGACGTCTCTACCACAAAATCTTCCAGAG ATAACGCTACTGGGGGAAAACAAAGAAGCACCCCCGGTCTCCACCATGGATTTGTTCACGGCGCCAACTataagaaaaaacacattaatattAATCTATGCCTG GTTTACAAGCACAGTTGTGTTTCAAGGCCTTGTCCTGCGGCTAGGAATCGTAGGAGGTAATCTCTTCTTGGATTTCCTAATCTCTGCTGTGGTGGAGCTTCCCACCGGACTCATCTTCTATCTGCTGGTCGACAGAGTGGGGCGCCGCTCCCTCATGGCCATCGCTAACTTAACGGGAGGCGTCGCCTGCCTCGCAGTGCCATTTGTGCCTGCTG AATATTCCTTCTTGAAAAAGTTGACGGCGATCATAGGCAGACTTGCGATCGTCATCGGAATAGAGACGCTGAACTTCGCGAACGCGGAGATGTATCCAACACCTCTGAG AAACGTgggtgtgtcagtgtgttcatCAGCCAGTGACTTCGGAGCGATCGTGGCCCCGTTTCTACTCTACAGACTGGCAACAATCTGGAAGGAGCTGCCACTTCTTCTCTACG GTGTCATGTCGGTGCTGTACAGCGGTCTGGTCATGATGCTACCTGAGATGAGAGGAGTCGCCCTGCCGGCCACCATGGAGGACGTGGAAAATCTAGAGAG GAGGACGGAAGAAAGTGTCTTCAGTACAGAACCTCTGAGGAGCGGGAGCTGA